Part of the Halobellus ruber genome is shown below.
GGTTGTACGCGTACGCCATCGGCGCCTCCACCCGCTCGTCGCCGCCCGGGGTCGCGATCCACTCCCGACCCGAGAAGCCCGCCGCACCGCCCTGGTGATGTTTCCGCCACTCGCCGGCCTCCCCGAGGTCGTCGTAGGCGCCGGCGATCGCGTCGAAGACGTCGCCGGCGGTGCCGCCCTCGCGGGTGGCTTCTCGGGTCGCCTCCATCGCGGTCGCCTCCACCCGCATCGCGGCGTGGTGGCGGTCCTCGAGCCAGTCGGGGGCGTCCTCGAACGCGACCGCCCGGGTCGCGCTGGCGTATCGCCCCCCGCGCTCGGCGGTCACCGCCAGCAGGGCGTAGCTTCCGAGTTCCGCGCGGGAGGGGGTGAAATGCCGGTACGACTGCGCGCGCTCGGCACCCCCGACGAGAACCACGGGCGATTCGATCTCCCGGGTTTCCAGCGCGACCCTCAGCCCTGCGGCGACCTCGTGTTCGGTATCGTCCGGCCGGAGTTCGACCGCGACCCGCTCTACGGCCGCCGCCACGTCGCGGCCGAGCGCCCGGTATCGTTCGACGTCCTCCTGTGAGAGCGGGCGGCGGAGCCGCCCCGCGTCGACGGTATCGAGCCCCGGCACGTCGAAGTCGGCCGCGCCCGACCCGGGCGTCGCCGCCGCGACCGCCGAGGCCAGCGACGACTCGTACCACGGCGTCGATTCGACGTCGAACGCTCGGGGCACCTCCTCGTCGGCCAGCCGTTCGGCCTCGATGTTGTCCGTGATCACGACGAACCCCCTCTCGGGAAGGTAGCCCGCGGCCGCAACCCCGACGTCGGCGTCGCGGTCGACCACGTTGCGCCCGCCGGTGAGCCACGCAAAGGAGTTGGGCTTCCCGAACCAGACCGCATCGAGCCCCTCGCGGTCGAGAAACGCCGACAGCCGCTCGCGGCGGTCGGCCAGCAGTGCGTCGGTTCCCCCGTCCGTGTCCGAATCGTCGGTCCCGTCACCCGGCGTGGCCCCGGTCATACTCTCACCCTGTCGCCAGCCGCACTTGAAACGTGACGGAACCACCGGCTCCCACGGGCCGGCGACTGCCGACAGCAACCCGTAAGTGCCTCGGACTCCGACCCCCGAATATGAACACGCGTCTCCGCCGGCTCGTGGGCGTTTCCGCCGCCCTCACGGGTGTGCTGATGGTGCTGGGGATCTACACCGCGGCGACGGGTGCGGGGCTGACCTGCGCGGGGCGGTGGCCGCTCTGTGACGGCTTTCTCGGCCTGTTCCCCGCGAACTGGAGCAGCTTCATCGAGTGGTTCCACCGCCTGGTCGCGATGGTCGCCGGGTTCGTGATCCTCGGCACCACGATCGTCGCGTGGCGCGGCGGCGCCGACCGCCGGGTCCGGCTGTCGCTGGCGGCGGCGACGATCCTGCTTCCCTCCCAGATCGCGCTGGGCGCGCTCACGGTCACCACCTACCAGTGGGCGGTGTTGCTCGCACACTTCGGCACCGCGTCGATCATCTTCACCGGCGTCGCCCTCGCGGCCGCCTGGACCTACGGGACCGACGCCGCCGACGCCGCCCGGGTTCGGACGGCCCTGACGGCGGCGGGCGGCCTCCTTCCGGTACTTCTGGTGTTGGCGCCGCACACCTTCGTGACGTTCGGCCCGACGGTCCAGGCGGCGTACTACCTCGCGGGGCTTGCGACCTACGCCGCACTGCTGACCGCGGCGGTCTGGTCGGCGGGCGCCGGTCGGATCGATGCCACTCGTCGCGTCCGGTACCTCGCGGTCGCTGCCGCGGTCGTGGTCGTGTCGCTGCTGGTCGCCGGCCGACTGGTGTACGGCGGGACCCTCCAGTACGTCTCGGTGGGCGGCGCCGCAACGGCGCTCGGACTCGTGGCCGCCGCACGGTACTGCCTCCGCGACGCCGGCGGCGGCCGCGGCGCCCGTGGCGTTCCCACGGACGACTGACCTCTCGGGAGGGACGGCGTACGCCTCCCCGATAAGACACTTACCGGATCCCGGTTTCACTCCGGTATGACGAACGTCCCCGGCGCCGGGTTCGTCGCCCTCCTCGTGGTTATCGCCGTCCTGATCGCGCTGCCGCTTCTGGCCGGCGTGGGCCTGGCCGTCGCCGGAACCACCGGGCTCCGGATCGAACTGAGCCTCCTCGCGGTCCACGCCGTCGGGATCGTCGGCGCCGTGATCGCGCTCGTCGTCGCCGCCCCGCTCGGCCCGGCTCCGTCGCTCCCGGCTGTGGTCGGGCTGCTCCGGTTCACCGCCGGAGCGCTGGCGGTCGGACTCGCGGTCGCGGGCATCGCCGAAGGCGGACCGATCGCGGCGGGGGCGGTCCTCGCCGTCCTTGCCGGCGACCTCACGTGGCGACGCGGGGTGTGGTACGCGACCGCCGGCTACGCGGGCGGGGGCGTCGCCGGCGCGGCCGCGGGGCTCGTGTCCACCGGCCGGGCCGAAGCCGCCGCGGCGGGGGCGGTCCTCGCCGTCCCCGCGGCGCTGTGCGGGGTCGTCCTCGAACGGGCGGCCGCACGCTCCGAGCGGGTCTCGTCGACGGCCTGATACGGGCCGCCCCGGTCGGTTCCCGGCCGTTGCCGGCGCAGGCGACGACCGCCCCGTCACGCCGATCCGTACGGCACCGGCCGTCACATGAAGTCCGACAGCCCCGCCTGCCCGTCGTCGTCGGCTGCGTCCTCCTCGCTCCCGCCGTCTTCGCCGGTCTCCTCGCTCCCGCCGTCTTCGCCGGTCTCCTCGCGGTCGAGCACGTCGGCCTCGGCAGGGTCCTCGACGCCGTCCCCGCCCGCGAAGGCCCCCTCGGCGTTGTCCTCGAGTCGCTCGGCCCGGAGGTCGGCGGCGTCCTCGACGATCGACTGCACCTTGTTCGTGGTCTCCCCGCTCCCGGTGACGTAGGCGACGCCGGCCTCGTCGAGGTCGTACCACGCCGCCATCGCGACGGTCAGCTCCCGGGGCTTGCAGTGGTGCGTCACCGCCGAGAGGAAGGGGAGCACGTCGAGGCGGGCGGTCGTCATCGAGAAGCCGCCCGATTCCGCGATCGCCCGGACCACCTCGTCGCGGGTCGAATCCCGGGTCGACCGGTAGGGGGCGCCGCCGTACCGCGTCCACCCGCCGTAGGTGCCGTCGCGGGCGGCCGCGACCCCGCCGGCGAGGTTGTCGGTGGCGTACCGCCACCACGTGTAGTCGTAGTCGGTGGCGTACACCCGGCTGGTCCAGACGTCGGCGTTCGCGAGGAACTCGTAGGCCCGCGCGAGTTCCCGGCCCTCGTACACCAGCGACACCTTGTCCTCGACCCACTGAAGCAGGTCCTCGGGGGTCTCGTCGACGTCGTAGGCGGTCCGGAGCGCCGCCTCCGCGGACTCCTCCTCTTTCAGAACCGTATCGAGGAACTCGAAGAGCCCGACCGCGCGGTTCCGGGAGCCGGTGGTCACGTCCTCCAGTGTGATCCGGCTGCGGTCCTCGGCGGTGACCTGGAGGTCCTTGATCGCCGCCCGGAGGTCGCCGTCGTTCGCCTCGGCGATTCGCTCTAGGGCCTCCTCGTCGAACTCGATTCCCTCCTTCCGGAGGATGTCCCGGAGGACGGGGACGATCGACCGCGCGGAGACGTCGCGGAACTCGATCTCCCGGGCGGCGTTCCGCAGGCCGTTCGACATGTCGTAGTACTCGTTTGCGATCAGGACGATCGGCTGGTTGGCGTCCTTCAGGAGGTCCGTGACCGCGCGTTTGCCGCCGCGGTCGTACTGGTGGTGGATGTTGTCGGCCTCGTCGAGCACGATCAACTGGCGGCCGTCGCTCCCGGTTCCGCCCCCCGAGCCGCCGACCGAGCCCGCGAGCGTGGCGTTCCTCGAAGCCCGCCCCGCGAACCGCTCGATGTCGTCGGCGGTGCGCTGGTCGGAGGCGTTCAGTTCGACGACCTCCCACCCCATATCGCTCGCCAGCGCGTGAGCCGCGGAGGTCTTGCCGACGCCGGGGGCGCCGTGAAGGACGACCGGCTCGCGGTGGTCGTCCCACGTCTCGGCCCACTCCTTGAGGGCGTCGCGGGCCTTGTTGTTCCCGCGGACCTCCGAGAGGGTCGACGGGCGATACCGTTCGGTCCAGTCGGTCATCATCCGACCTTGGCGTGACCCGGATTTAGTGGTTGCGGGGCCGTCCGCTCCCCGACGGCTGTCTGACCTGAACAGAAGACACGTACGTGCCGGATGCGAGTGCTGAGCGTGCCCAGTCCCGTATCCTCCGCGGCGACGACCTCCTCGCTCATACTGTTGGCTATAACTACGTGAAGATTTTCGACACCCCGGGGTGTCGAAATCCGTCACGGGACGATAGCCGACAGTATCAGTCCCGACGGCCGCACGCTCGGCGTCGCCGCGGTCGGCGGCGTTCTCGCGTATCTCGTCGGGTACGCACTCACGTACGCCGCGGTCGGGCAGGAGGCCTCGAACTCCCTGGCCGCCCGCGTGCTGGAGATTGCTACCGACGACCCCGGCACTTGGCAGCTCGTCGGGTGGGTGTTCTACAACGCCCACAACGTCGCCGTCGAGGTGCCGGGGCTGTTCGGCTCGACCGCGGTCACCCTCGTCGGCGAGACGTTCAGCTCGGCGCTGTTCGTGCTCCCGCCGGTCGTACTGCTCGTCTCCGGCGCGGCCGTCGCCGTCCTCGGCCGCGTCGAGCGGCCGACAGCCGGCGGGGTCGCCGGCGTCGCGGTCGTGGTCGGCTACCTCCCGCTGGCGGCTGTTGGCGCGGTTCTCGTCGGCATCGACATCGGCGACGCGACCGCCGGCCCGACGGTTGCGGCGGCCGTGCTTCCGTCCGGGTTCGTCTACCCGCTGATCTCCGGTGCGATCGGCGGCGTGGTCGGCAGCGTCGCGGCCGGTCGGCAGTCGCGGCGGGGCGCTCTCCGGGTCGCCGTCGCGCGTCCGGTTCGTCCGTCCGCCTCAGCCGTCGGTTGCCCGCCGCGCCCGCCACAGCCGCGTCCCGGCGACGAACGCCGCAAGCGGGAGCAGCCACGCCCGGAACCCCGTCATCGCCACCGGGAAGAGGCGCTCGGTGCGTTGCGATCCGCCGCCGCCACCACCGCTACCGGACTGTTCGACCCCCAGCGTCGGTTCGGCGTCCAGCACCGTCCGGAAGTCGAAGTTGCTCGTGGTCCGGCGCGCGTCCGGTTCGTCGGGCGAGAGATCCACGAACGTCTGCACCCACCCCCGATCGGTCGAGTAGAACAGCCGGCCGTCGACCGTGTAGAAGGCGTCGTGGATCGGGTAGAAGACGTTGATCCCGCCGACCACGAGGTCGGGGACGATCCCGGCGCCGAACAGACACACCACCGCGGTGGACGCCAGGAGAACTCCGCGGTCGCCGTACCGGCGTCGGAGCACCGAGTCGGGACCGCGCCGGAGGTCGGCCGCAAGCGCGACGAGGAGGATCGCGGGCAGGAGGACGGTGTGGCCTACCGACCGATGGGCGCCCGACAAGATCGGCTCGAGCGCCACGTCGAGGTCGGGCAGGGCTGTCGCGGCTGCGACGACCGCGACGCTCCGGCCGTCGAACTCCGACCCGAGAAGCCCCGCGGCGATAAGCAGCGCGAGCGACACGTGGACCAGCGTCGAAGGCACGACGGTACCTGACGCGTGCCCGGACTTGAACGTTCCTGCGGTCGGTCGGACCGCCCCGGTACGCTTTTGCGGCCGCCTCCCGCACCCGAACGTATGTGTCGACAGACCCCGACGCCGGGGGGTGGTGGGCCGTGACGGGGGTTCCGAAAGACGAACTCGCGCGCCGGATCGCGGGCGAGATCACGCTGAGCGACGATCCAGGGGCGACGCTCCGGAAGTGGCGCACCGACTTCGACGTCTCCCAGACCACCCTCGCAGACCAGCTCGACGTCTCCTCGTCGGTCATCTCCGACTACGAGAGCGGCCGCCGGGAGAGCCCGGGAATCGGGGTCGTCCGCCGGATGGTGGAGGCGCTACTCGACATCGACGAGGACCGCGGCGGCGGCCGGATCCGCCAGTACGCTCGGGTCATCACCGCCGGCTTCGACAGCGACATCGTGCTGGACCTCCGGGAGTATCCCCGGTCGGTCCTGCTGGAAACGCTCTACGAGGCGATGGACGCTACGGAACTGGTGCGCGGCGACGAGGACCGGATCAGCGGCCACACCGTCATCGACAGCATCGAGGCGATCACCCGCCTCTCCTCGGAGGAGTTCTACCGCCTCTACGGCCAGTCGACCTCGCGGGCGCTGGTGTTCACCGGCGTCACCCGCGGGGAGGCCGCGCTGGTGGCGATGCGGGTCGTCAACCCCACGCCGACCGCGGTCGTCCTCCACGGGCTGACCGAGGACGACCTCTGGGAGCACGCGCCAGCCCTCGCGACGATCGATGGGCTGTCGCTTGCGATCTCGAACCGCGACCTTGACGAGACGCTGGAGGATCTGCGGCAACTGCCGTAAAATCGACGCGATAGCGCTCGATGCCGTTGTAGGCGGCTCCCCCGATCGTGTTTGATCGAGCTATTGCTGTGGCTGAAAAGCCGCTATCGGGCGGGTATGGAAGGGGCCGCGCTCTCGACGAACCCGGACGAAGCAAGGACCGCAGGAGCGAACGGAGTGAGCGACGAGGACCACAGCGAGTCCTGGGAGTCGAGAGCGCGGGGGCTTCCGGGGTCGCAGTCGTCTCGTTCTCTCCGACTACGTTTCCGCTACTGTGGACTACGTTCTGTTATTCCACGTACTCGTACCGCCGTTCGTTCATCCGGCCCCACCCGGTGAACACGAACTCCCCGTCGGGCTGGGTGAACGCCTCGACTTCGACCTCCTTGTCGTGGTTGTGGACGTCGTGAACGAGTTCGTACTCCTCGAAGGAGAGGTCGTAGCGGCCGTTGAGCTGGTCCTCGACGTCGATCGGGGCCACCGCCGCGCGCCACCCCTCCCGGACGGTCTCGGCGTGGATCTCCGCCTGCGCGCCGGAGCCGTAGGAGCCGACTAAGAGGTGCCCCCCCGCGAGGTCGACACCCTCCTCGGCGGCCGCCCGGAGCGCCGAGAGCCGCGCCAGGTGAACCGAGCCGGTGTACCAGTTGCCGACCTGCCCGGAGATGTCGACGGTGGGGTCGATCGCCCGGTCGTACCACTCCTGATACCGGCTCGTGCCCTTCAGATCGTCCATATACGTCCGGATCGCCTCCTCGTAGGCCTCCCGGGAGTCGAAGTCCGCCTCGCGGGGTTGCATCCCGATCTCCGCAGCGAGCGCCTCCTCGACGTCGGTGTCGCGGGTGATGTGGCGGTAGCCCAAAAGCGCCGCCTTCCGGACCATCCCGGGGTACGGCGTGTGGAACGGGAAGTACGCGAAGTCCTCGGGGTGGGTGTCGCCCGCGGCCGACTCGTAGTCCTCCAGGGCCTCCCGCATCCGCGCGAGGTACACCTGGATCGAACGCTTGCCGTCGACGCTGGGGAACTGCTGGTTCGGCTTCAGGAAGTCGGTCTCGTCGGCGCTGCCGTACCCCTGTTCCGTCGAGAGCGCGACGATGTCGGGCTCGGAGTCGATCAGCATCGCGACCGCACCCGCACCCTGGGTCGCCTCCCCGGGGTCGCCCCGCTCGTAGAGCGCGGTGTCGGTGGCGATCACCAAGGCCGCGCGGCCGCGGTTCCGCCCCGCCCGGATCCAGTTGTACGCGTCGTCGATGCTCTGGGTTCCCGACAGGCAGGCGAACTTCCGCTCGCCCTTGTTGGCGTGGTGGAAGTCGCCGTCGTAGACCGATTCGAGGCAGCCCGCGATGTACGTCGACACCGGCTTGGAGTTGTCGAACGCCGACTCCGTGGCGACGTCGATCCGGCCGATGTCGTCAGGGGAGAGCCCCTTCCGGTCGAAAAGCGCCTTCGCGGCGTTCGCGCCCATCGTGACGATGTCCTCGTAGACGTCCGGCAGCGAGGAGTACTCGATCCCGATCCCCTTCGTGTACTTGCTGGGATCCTCGTTTTTCGCCGGCGCGAACGTCTCCGCGAGGTCGAGCCGCAGCTTGCCCGTCCGGATCTCGATGGCGTCGATGCCGACGGCTGTCATAGATTCGGGTTTCGCGGCCCGTCATATGGGTTTGTCGATGGGTTGTTCGTCGTTCGTCGAAAAAGAGACGAACAGCGGTAAAGCCAGTAAGCGAGCCTATTCTCGGATCCGGTTGGGAAGTGGTAGGTACACTACGGCAGTATGAGGGTGATCAGTCGTCATCGTCGTCATCTTCTGGGGGTTCGGGCTCGGGTTCGGGTTCGGGTTCGGGCTCGGGCTCGATGCCATCGTCAATACACTCCAAACCGCGCGTCGGTTCGGGGTTCGGGTTCGGATCCTGATCCGCGCCCTCCGACCACTCGTAGTTGTATTCGTACTCGTAGAGGTAGTTCCCAATCTCGTACGTATACTCGTACTCGTACGTGTACTCGTACTCCCCATCATCATCGTTCTCGCTCTCGGACTCTGATTCCGTCTCGCTCTCCTCGACGTCACGACCAGTACACCTCTCAACGATATTCTCCGTGCTTCCGTCGTCGTTTGACTCGTCTGAGGGCGGCGTCGAGACGTCGCTCTGCTCAATCTCACCTTCTCTATCGACAGCGTTGATGTTCCCGCCTGTGTCGGAGATGATCCGGTCCTGCGCTGCCACCGTCGCCTCCATCCGGAACAGCACCGTATTCGAGGGATTGTCGACTAGTGTGACACTCACTAGACTGCCGGGAGCGTAGCTCCGCGAGACGTTCCACCGCTCGCCCGGTTCGAAGACGTCATTTCCACCCGAGAGCGTCCCGTCGCTCCAAGCAACACCCGTCTCGCTCCCGTTCACCCGGACGGTCAGTTGCAGGTCGTCTCCCGGTAGCGAGTCACCGCCTTGGTGCGAAAGGGCGATTCCGTCCGTGCTGATTTCGCTCGTGACGGCCGCGTTCGGCCCGCCCGTGGATTGCGTGACCGTACCCACCGCGTACGCGCCGCCGACGCTGACGGAGATGACGACGACGCCGACGAGGAGAACCACTCCGATAGACTCGCTTTGGGCACGGTCACTCATTTAGCGTATCATATTGATATCCTTTCAGGTATTAGCCTACCGCCGTTAGTATAGAGCGTGATAAAGAGAGACGACGTGTTCTCACGATGCCGTAATGGTGTACTCCTGCGTCGTTCCATCACCGAATGTGAGGGTGATAGTGATGTCTTCTCCAGACATCTGACGTTCGCTACCGCCGTTGTTCACGAATGGTCCAATGACGAATTCCGTGTCGCTTCCACCGGATAGTGTCGCTTCGGACGAGAACTGCTCGCTCGAACTGCCGATCACAACGTCGGTTGTGACTTCTCCAGTTCGATTTGTCGACACTGCGGGGTTACTTGGACTGCCCTCAACACGCACGGCGGACGCAACTGACGTGCTGTCTACCGAGATGTCCGTCACACTCACGTCTGCAGAGCCAGTATTCCGAAGGGTAAACTCGACGCTCTCATCCTTGTTTCCGCTGCCTTCGTCAGTCGCCTGTCCGGAGTTGTCGACGTACTCGATCCGGTCACTGCTTCCCCCTCCACCCAACGACACCACCGTCACGTTAATTCGAACCGACTCGGGTTCCTCCCCGCTGAAGTTTGACCGATCCACGGGCGTTTTGAAGCTGAAATTGACACTATCGGTGCGGGGCGATGGAATCGAGCCAGGGGCGGAGTACTCGTAGACGATTCGTCCCCGTCCATCCGAGGTACCGTCGGCCGGGACGATGTCGGCGTTCGCGCCGTCGACGGCCGCTTCGACCGTCACGCCCGAGACGGGGTTGTTGTACGAATCCCTGACCTCCAGGACGATCCGTCGCGTCCCGCCCGCGGTGACGCTGTCGGCGCCGTCGACGACGGTCAGATACTGCTCGCTAGTGTCGCTCACGTCCGTTCCGACGCCGATCTTCGCCATACGGAGGCGGTAGGTCCCCGGAACCAGGTCAACCGTCAGCGTCCCGTCGGTCACGTTCACACCATCCCTGTCGTCGTCGACCTGTCCGCCGTTGCTCTCGTACTGGTCGGCGAGCAGCCGCTCCCACTCGTCCTCGGAAAGCTCGGTCGTCACCTCAATGTCGATGTCTCCGTTAACCGCGACGATCCGGTCGCTGGCGCTCACCGGCGTCGGACTAACCGATACCGCCTGCGTCCCGCTCTGCCTGTACGAGCCATTAAGCGCAACGACGTAGATCAGGTTTCCCTCCAACAGCCGCTGGCCAGTCACCGCCCGAGCGCCAGTGTCGCTGCCGAACTGGTTGTACAGCACTGAGTCCGCGTACGTCGTCCGCGGTGCGGACTGATAGACGTTGTAGTCCGGACGATAACTCAACCGCTGCGTGTCGTACACCCGGTCGGTTCCGTCCCAGTAGTCCGCCGTCTCGCCGTCGATCGCCGTCGCGTTGACGAGCGTCACGTTCCCGCCGGGCTCGGTCGCCAGTCGACCGCTCGACGGCGGGGGGTTCACCGCGACGGTTCGGGTTGGGTAGCGCGTCCCCAGCGGCACCGTCGTCGGGCTTGTCCGTTCGGTCGACGCGGTCCGCAAGATACCGTTCCGGAGATCCTGGAGGCTCTCCTGAACCTGCTGGCTGTGGTCGAACTCGACACGCCCGTTCTGGTCGGGGACGACGGTGGCCTGATACACCGACAGCGAGATCACCAGAAAACCCAGCAGTATGACCGCGCCGATCTGGACCGTGACGGCCCTGTCGTCCCCCCCGAAGGTCATACGTCGAATGGACGAGAGCCGGATAAAAACGTGCCGCCGCGGCGGTGCCGCCGCCTCAGTCCTCTTCCTCTTCGACCACTTCGGGGTCGCTCATCGCGCTCTGGAGGCTGTCGAGCCCGTTGACCCACTCCGAGACCAGCCCGTACTCGATCTCCTCAACAACCGACATATCCAGGTCGTCGCCCGCGATGATCCGGGTGCCCGCCTGGACTAAATACCCCAGCGCGGCGTCCATATCCTCGTCGGCCTCCGCGGCAGCGGCGGCCTCGACGTACTCCGCGATCGGCGCCTCCTCGGCGACGCCGGCGGCGATGTACTCCTCGGCGGCGTAGAAGACGCAGACCAGACTGGTCTGGACGCCGTCGACGAGGATCTCCTTGTCCTCGCGGGCGGCGTCGTCCTCGATCGAGAGCTCGGGTTCGGCGAGGACGATCGACCGCACGCGGTCGAGTTCCTCGACTGCCTCCTCCTCCGCTAACCGACCTTCCTCGTACGCCGAGACGATCTTCGCGACCGCGATGGCGGCGTCGTCCTGGAGGTTCAGGAGGAGCCGTGCCGAGTCCTCGTTCTCGGGGTCGATCTCCTCCTCCTCGACGCGGGCGAGCCAGTTCTGCCAGCGGTCTTCAGTGTAGTAGGTTTCCTCGGCGTCAGCCATACACCACCATTTCGGTCGGGATTCAAATGCCTTTCCTGTCGAACGTCGGGCGCTCGGCCGGAACGTCGGGGGTCCGCGGCGGACGCGGCCGCGAGAGTGAGACCACTACCCCTCCAGCGTCCCACGGGTGTCGATCCCGTAGACCAGTTCGGGCGTCCCGACGTGTGCCCGTTCGACGGCCTCGTCGTGACCTTCCTCCAACAACCACCGCACGCGGCGGGGGACGGTCTTCGGTCCCAACACCGCACCCGGCCGGTCGGGCTCGTCCACGAAGTCGGTCTCCATCAGAAACGGCTCGCCCGCGTCGGCCGCGACTTCCAGCCGGTCCTTGTCGCTCATTACGCTCGGCGTCGGGCCCGCGAGCCGGCCGCCGGCGTAGTGTTTCACCACCTCGTGTCTCGGCAGCCCGCGTTCTTCAGCCCACTCAGCCACCCCTGTCAGGTCGTCTGTGGCCTCGGTGTGAAGCTGGACGGCGCAGTCCAGTTCCGCGCCCAACTCGAAGGCGTGGCGCATCACGTCGTTCGACGCTTCCCACACCGCCGCCGAAACCTCGTAATGCGGGCGACCGGATTTCAGCGCGAGCGCCGCCCCGTCGCGAACGAACTCGGCCGCGCGGTCCAGCCCCGAACACATCAGCTCCGCCGCCGCGTCGGGTTCGAGACCCCGGTCGTCGACCAGCCGGGAGACGAGCCCGGGGTGGACGCCGAGGACGGGCCAGGCCCGCCCGGGCAGGATCCCGCTTGCGGCGTCGACGACCTCGAGCGTGGTTCCGAAGACGCGATCGAAGTCCGCGGCCGACTCGGGCACCGGCCCGAGGTGCCAGGAGGGTTTGTTCACCACCAGGAGGTGGGTCCCGCCGAGCCGGACGAAGTCCTCGACGGCGTCGAGGCCGCGGCCGTTGTCGGGATCGAGGTGGAGGTGGTTGTCGAGCACCGGCGAATCGAGTTCGTCCATAGGGGATAGATGCTCGCCGCCCGGAAAACCGGCCCGCTTTCGACCCCGGGTCCGTCAGGAGTCGTAGCCGACGAGCGTCGGCCCCTCGCCGTCCTCGCCCAGCGTGACCCGGCGGGTGGCGGCGTTCCGGAGGGCGTCGGATCGCCCGAAGGAGCCGGGCGCGATCGCGAACGTCCGGCAGCCGTGGGCGTTCGCGACCTCGATTGCGGGCTTGAAATCCGTGTCGCGGGAGGCGACCGCGACGACGTCGGCGCGGCCCTCGATCGCGAACTCGGTCAGGTCGACCGCCAGCCGGACGTCAACGTCGCCGCTCGTGACGACCACCTCGAACCCGCGAGCCTCCGCCGCCTGGATCAACCCCGGGGTCGCGTGCTCGTCGA
Proteins encoded:
- a CDS encoding NYN domain-containing protein, giving the protein MDLLERLFADPRGDASEDPRVGLFVDGPNVLREEFDVDLDDLREAAERAGRVTAMRLYLDEHATPGLIQAAEARGFEVVVTSGDVDVRLAVDLTEFAIEGRADVVAVASRDTDFKPAIEVANAHGCRTFAIAPGSFGRSDALRNAATRRVTLGEDGEGPTLVGYDS